The following proteins come from a genomic window of Trifolium pratense cultivar HEN17-A07 linkage group LG4, ARS_RC_1.1, whole genome shotgun sequence:
- the LOC123920763 gene encoding protein HIGH ARSENIC CONTENT 1, mitochondrial, protein MDTTKDHQNVVTLDVHAAKNLLHSSGYNYLDVRSVEEFNKSHVENAINVPYMFNTEEGRVKNPDFVNQVEAVFKSDDHLIVACNSGGRSSRAWVDLNNFGFKHIVNMGGGYSAWVDAGFAGDDKPAEELKTACMFRP, encoded by the exons ATGGATACCACAAAGGA TCATCAAAATGTTGTTACCTTAGATGTCCATGCTGCCAAAAATTTGTTACATTCATCTGGTTACAATTATCTTGATGTGAG GTCAGTGGAGGAATTCAATAAAAGTCATGTTGAGAATGCTATTAATGTCCCCTATATGTTCAACACAGAAGAAG GGCGTGTGAAAAATCCGGATTTTGTTAACCAAGTAGAAGCAGTATTTAAGAGTGATGATCATTTAATTGTC GCTTGCAATTCTGGAGGAAGATCAAGTCGAGCTTGGGTTGATCTCAATAATTTT GGATTTAAACATATTGTTAACATGGGAGGAGGCTACTCTGCATGGGTGGATGCTGGATTTGCAGGTGATGACAAGCCTGCAGAGGAACTTAAAACAGCTTGCATGTTCCgtccataa